The sequence below is a genomic window from Rhizobium gallicum bv. gallicum R602sp.
GACGGCAAACCTGCAAGGGTCAGAGACGGCTAAAACGATCGACACCCTGGTCACACCAACGCTGCTTGTGGACCGTGGACGGCTTGAGCGCAATGTACAGCGCCTGGCCGAGCGCGCCAAGAAGCTTGGCGTGGTGCTGCGCCCGCACATGAAAACGGCCAAGAGCATCGACGTCGCCCGACAGGTATTTCCCCGCGAGCCGGGCCCGATCACGGTCTCGACCATCGCCGAGGCCGAATATTTCGCGAGCCACGGCTTTCGGGACATTACGTATGCGGTTGGAATGTCGCCGGCTTCAGCCATCCGCGCCATGGAGCTTTGTCGCCGCACGGGCGTCGACTTGAAGCTGCTGCTTGATACTGTGGAGCAGGCTGATGCTTTGGGCGACGTGCGCAAGGCCACCGGCGTGACACCGTCCATTTTCATCGAACTGGACTGCGATGACCATCGCGGTGGAGTGAAGCCGGACGATTCCAGGCTGCTTGAGGTGGCCAACAGGGTCGTCGCAGCGGGCGCCAACCTCGTCGGCGTCCTCGCCCATGCGGGCGAATCTTACAGCTTGAGCACGCCCGATGCGCTGGTCAAGGCAGCTGAGAACGAGCGGTCGGCCACTGTGCGCGCCGCCGAAATTCTGCGCGCTCACGGCCATGCCTGCCCGATCGTCAGCCTTGGCTCGACGCCGACGGCGCACTTCGCCGAGAATCTGGAAGGCGTAACGGAATTGCGCGCCGGGGTCTACATGTTCTTCGACCTGGTTCAACATGGGGTAGGGGTCTGTGACATCGACGATATCGCGATTTCTGTGTTGGCCACCGTGATCGGCGCCAAGCCGGAAAAAGGATGGGTGCTGGTCGACGCCGGTTGGATGGCGCTTTCACGCGACCGTGGAACCTCAAACCAGCGCGTCGACCAGGGTTACGGCGTGGTCTGCGACGAAAGGGGGCGGGTCCTCAAAGACGTCGTCGTTTCCCAGGCCAGTCAAGAACACGGTATCCTTTCGATCCGCGCCGGTTCCGAAAAGACAATGCCCGCGCTACCAGTCGGTACGCGGATCCGGATTCTGCCCAACCATGCCTGCGCGATGGCCGCCCAGCATGACTTCTACAACGTCATCAACGGTGAGAGCCCCGACATCGAAGAGCGGTGGCAGCGAATCCGCGGCTGGTAGGAGTTCCAATCTCTACGCTTTGCATGGCGCCCATGCAAATTAACGCGGTGGTGGTGCAAAATGAAGTTTACCTCTTACTGGCTGGATACGTCTCAGCCGTTCAATGATGGATCGTCCAAACCTCTTGAAGGCCAGTACGACGTGGCCGTGGTGGGAGGCGGTCTGACCGGATCTTCCGCCGCACTGGCGCTTGCCAAGAAGGGCGCCCGGGTCGCCCTGCTGGAGGCCGAAACAATCGGCAACGCCGCATCCGGACGCAACGGAGGTATGTGCAACAACGGTTTTGCCCAGAACTACGCGGTCATGGCCAGAAAGTACGGCACGGACGCCGCAAACGCGCTTTACAAGGCTTTCGACACCGGCGTCGATATGGTTGAGCGGATCGTTGGGGAGGAGAAAATCGACTGCAGCTTCTCCCGGGTCGGCAAGCTCAAGCTTGCCGCCAAACCCCAGCACTACGACATGCTGACCCGCACCCAGGAACTCTTGGCAGCCAATGTCGATCCCGACACGAGGATGATCCCCCGAACTGACCTGCGTAGCGAGGTCGGAACCGACCGTTACCACGGCGGGCTGCTCTTTCCCAAGAGCGCCAGCATGCATGTCGGCCGCTTCGTCCGGGGCCTGGCGACCGCAGCCGCGCGGCGAGGCGCCGAGATCTATGAACGCGCGCCCGTCCTGGCCATGCGCAAGGTTCCCGCCGGGCATGAGCTAAGTACCCCCAGAGGCAAGATCGTTGCGCGGCAAGTCCTGCTGGCCAGCGGCATTTCCCAGGTTGGGCCACTCGGATGGATCCGTCGCCGCATCGTTCCGGTCGGCGCCTTCCTGATCGTGACGGAACCGCTGTCGCCCTCGGAGCTTGAGCGCCTGATGCCGGCCCGTCGCAATGTCGTCGACACGCGCAACCTTGTTGTCTACTGGCGGCTGACACCGGACAACCGCATGTTGTTCGGCGGGCGGGCACGCTTTGCCGCGTCCAATCCACAATCCGACGAAAAAAGCGGCCGGATCCTGAAAGCGGCGATGGTCGACGTTTATCCGGAACTGGCCGGCGCCCGGATCGACTACTGCTGGGGCGGCATGGTCGATATGACCCGCGACCGCCTGCCCCGCGCCGGAGAGCGCGACGGGATCTTCTACTCCATGGGCTATAGCGGCCACGGCACTCATATGTCGACGCTGATGGGCAGTATCATGGCCGACGTCATGGACGGGCGTCCCGACCTCAACCCCTGGAGAGATTTCGACTGGCCAGCGATCCCTGGATATTTCGGGCGTCCCTGGTTCCTGCCGATCCTCGGTGCCTATTATCGCATGAAGGACCTAGTAAGATGATCGCACCCCTCGAACACCTGTCCCGAAATGGCCACCTGGAGAAGTTCTTCATCGACGGCAAATGGCTTGAGCCGAGGGGCACTGCCAAGGGCGTTGTGGTGAATCCGGCCACGGAACAGGTTGTGGCCCAGTTTCGGCTCGGAAACAGCGAGGACGTGGACGCGGCCGTTTCAGCGGCCCGTCGGGCGTTTGCCACCTGGAGCCGTACCAAGCCGGAATACCGCGCGGGTCTGCTTGATCGCCTGCAGGCAATGCTTGAAGCGCGCAGCGAACTGCTTGCACAATGCATCACCCTCGAGATAGGCGCGGCGATCGGATACGCGCGCACCGCGCAGGTGCCCCTAGCGATGGCCCATGTGGAGGTCGCTCGCGATGTCTTGGAAGCCTTCCCCTTCGTCAAGCAGCGCGGCCACACCGCCGTCACCCACGAACCGATCGGTGTCTGCGCCGTGATCACTCCGTGGAACTGGCCACTCTACCAGATCACGGCCAAAGTTGCGCCGGCGCTCGCAGCAGGCTGCACGGTCGTGCTGAAGCCAAGCGAACTTTCTCCTCTAAACGCCCTTTTGTTCGCCGAGGCGATCGAGGAGGCTGGATTCCCGGCCGGGGTTTTCAACCTTATCCAGGGCAACGGCCCATGCGTCGGCGCAGGTCTGGCCTCCCATCAAGATATCGACATGATTTCCATTACCGGCTCTACCCGAGCCGGCATCGCGGTGGCCGAGGCAGCCGCGCCGACTGTCAAGCGGGTCGCGCAGGAGCTCGGCGGCAAGTCACCGAACGTGATCCTGCCGGACGCCGACCTCGATCGCGCCGTTTCTTTGGGCGTAGTCGCCGCGTTTCGCAATCTCGGCCAGTCATGCAGCGCGCCGACGCGTATGATCGTGCCGCGCGCGCTGTTGTCCGAGATCGAGTCCCTTGCCAAGAGGAGTGTAGATCAAATCGTCGTCGGTGATCCTCGCTCGGAGACCACCACCCATGGCGTGATCGCCAACCGAGCCCAGTTCGACCGTATTCAATCCATGATCAGGGTCGGCATTTCGGAAGGCGCAAAGCTCATTGCCGGCGGAGAGGGCCGTCCGGGCGGTCGGAATGTCGGTCTCTACGTTAGGCCGACGATTTTCTCCGAGGTGCGTACGGGCATGCGCATAGCCCAAGAGGAGATCTTCGGGCCGGTTCTGTGCCTCATCCCCTACGACACAGTGGAGGAGGCCGTCACCACCGCCAATGATACCGTTTACGGCCTGGGGGCGCATGTGCAGGGCAAAGATATGAACATCGTCAAGGATGTCGCGTCGCAGATCCGCGCCGGTCAAGTGCACCTCAACTACCCGGCCTGGGATCCACATGCGCCATTTGGCGGCTTCAAGCAATCTGGAAACGGTCGCGAATACGGCATCGAAGGCATGTTGGAGTATCTTGAGGTCAAGTCCATCCTTGGCTATTTCTAAGCGGCATCTTCGCCGTTGCTCAAGAGCTATCCGGCTATCACCCCACGAACCGCTTATTCGCGCCCCAGACCTGACCAGTCTGCCGAGCCGCTACGGTAACCCGTTTCGCGTGGTTAGGAGGGCGCTCGCGACGTGAGTGCCGAGGATATTTGGGCAACTCGCTAAATGCCACAAACTTGCCCGTTCCCCAGAAATGGCAATCATCTGACATGAGGGAAGTATGAAAGAGAAAATCTACGTTGCGTCGCGCGCTAACAGGAACCGTACGCTTGTCGACAACGAGACCTATCTCAGATGGTATGCGGAGAGTATTGCAGACCCGGTTAAGTTCTGGGCCGAACATGGCAAGCGGATCGACTGGTTCCGGCCCTATACCAAGGTCAAGAACACATCCTTCGACGGCAAGGTTTCGATCAAATGGTTCGAGGACGGCATCACCAATGTCTCCACCAATTGTATCGACCGGCATCTGGAAAAGCGCGGTGACCAGGTGGCGATCATCTGGGAAGGCGACAATCCCTGTAACGACAAGAAGATCACCTATCGCGAGCTTTATGAGCATGTCTGCCGGCTTGCCAATGTGCTGAAGGCAAACGGCGTC
It includes:
- a CDS encoding alanine racemase; this encodes MDKMTANLQGSETAKTIDTLVTPTLLVDRGRLERNVQRLAERAKKLGVVLRPHMKTAKSIDVARQVFPREPGPITVSTIAEAEYFASHGFRDITYAVGMSPASAIRAMELCRRTGVDLKLLLDTVEQADALGDVRKATGVTPSIFIELDCDDHRGGVKPDDSRLLEVANRVVAAGANLVGVLAHAGESYSLSTPDALVKAAENERSATVRAAEILRAHGHACPIVSLGSTPTAHFAENLEGVTELRAGVYMFFDLVQHGVGVCDIDDIAISVLATVIGAKPEKGWVLVDAGWMALSRDRGTSNQRVDQGYGVVCDERGRVLKDVVVSQASQEHGILSIRAGSEKTMPALPVGTRIRILPNHACAMAAQHDFYNVINGESPDIEERWQRIRGW
- a CDS encoding NAD(P)/FAD-dependent oxidoreductase translates to MKFTSYWLDTSQPFNDGSSKPLEGQYDVAVVGGGLTGSSAALALAKKGARVALLEAETIGNAASGRNGGMCNNGFAQNYAVMARKYGTDAANALYKAFDTGVDMVERIVGEEKIDCSFSRVGKLKLAAKPQHYDMLTRTQELLAANVDPDTRMIPRTDLRSEVGTDRYHGGLLFPKSASMHVGRFVRGLATAAARRGAEIYERAPVLAMRKVPAGHELSTPRGKIVARQVLLASGISQVGPLGWIRRRIVPVGAFLIVTEPLSPSELERLMPARRNVVDTRNLVVYWRLTPDNRMLFGGRARFAASNPQSDEKSGRILKAAMVDVYPELAGARIDYCWGGMVDMTRDRLPRAGERDGIFYSMGYSGHGTHMSTLMGSIMADVMDGRPDLNPWRDFDWPAIPGYFGRPWFLPILGAYYRMKDLVR
- a CDS encoding aldehyde dehydrogenase family protein encodes the protein MIAPLEHLSRNGHLEKFFIDGKWLEPRGTAKGVVVNPATEQVVAQFRLGNSEDVDAAVSAARRAFATWSRTKPEYRAGLLDRLQAMLEARSELLAQCITLEIGAAIGYARTAQVPLAMAHVEVARDVLEAFPFVKQRGHTAVTHEPIGVCAVITPWNWPLYQITAKVAPALAAGCTVVLKPSELSPLNALLFAEAIEEAGFPAGVFNLIQGNGPCVGAGLASHQDIDMISITGSTRAGIAVAEAAAPTVKRVAQELGGKSPNVILPDADLDRAVSLGVVAAFRNLGQSCSAPTRMIVPRALLSEIESLAKRSVDQIVVGDPRSETTTHGVIANRAQFDRIQSMIRVGISEGAKLIAGGEGRPGGRNVGLYVRPTIFSEVRTGMRIAQEEIFGPVLCLIPYDTVEEAVTTANDTVYGLGAHVQGKDMNIVKDVASQIRAGQVHLNYPAWDPHAPFGGFKQSGNGREYGIEGMLEYLEVKSILGYF